The Estrella lausannensis genome window below encodes:
- a CDS encoding HD family phosphohydrolase: MSELEPSQTYHTELKFSKEQGFFDKSFGLRVLITTLFMGGLFLFLHIRDVKVDFLELNEIAPSYIVAQVDFDFADEEATIISKQESVRDIGKIYQISEKEIHKRRAEFEDFLTHDQTWRDQMGSVPFEEISKSLDNLEYVLKQVRFTDPRTLKSMKAAGFSTDLYLVYTPQDLKEKIKIPKQIWRAISLLKEVQGGGNPLAMSIALNSLSDKEWVFEDDIPDQRRLRKKIMDAVPQKITHVSAGNRIIDQGDKVTLRHIAMLLAMKDSLRKKHNLLHPFTITGSALMTLLLTVVSVVYLKLNHRSILTSNRKLFLLVSIVLLTLFLSKLTEHFLLSSMTRWIEVIRYPIFVPFAAIMISSLLNPGIATYVSGFLVVILTMTLAVDRQGLMLMNIVAAIVAILCTQSIKQRKEIFSVCFKAFISCVVVAFAVNFYQTGGFSFSMAADVISAAFFMTLTAIMVVGLLPLFESLFKIMTDVALMEYMDPNNDLLRRLSIEAPGTYQHSVVVGNLAETAALSIGANGLFCRAATLYHDIGKMVTPQYFTENQLPGMNIHQLLTPLESAQVIIAHVSEGVAMGRKAGLPEQFIDIIKEHHGTTLVYYFYKKQLEKMAGDAKQVDERQFRYFGPKPRSKESVIIMLSDSIEAASRSLDTVDEKNLDLLATRLIKDKADDGQFDESLITFEELAQVKKTLVKTLCAFTHTRIKYPVREDKPIPDINA; encoded by the coding sequence ATGTCGGAGCTGGAACCTTCGCAGACCTATCACACCGAGCTAAAGTTTTCTAAAGAGCAAGGTTTTTTTGATAAGAGCTTTGGCCTGAGGGTGCTTATCACCACCCTCTTTATGGGTGGGCTTTTTCTGTTCCTCCATATTCGCGACGTTAAAGTGGACTTTTTGGAGCTGAACGAAATAGCTCCTAGCTACATTGTCGCTCAGGTTGATTTTGACTTTGCCGATGAAGAGGCAACGATCATTTCAAAGCAAGAATCGGTGAGGGATATTGGAAAAATATATCAGATTTCCGAAAAGGAAATTCACAAGAGAAGAGCCGAGTTTGAAGACTTCCTGACGCATGACCAGACCTGGCGGGATCAAATGGGAAGCGTTCCATTTGAGGAGATTTCCAAAAGCCTCGACAACCTCGAATATGTGCTCAAGCAGGTCAGATTTACTGATCCGAGGACTTTGAAAAGCATGAAGGCTGCTGGCTTTTCCACCGATTTGTATCTTGTATACACTCCCCAGGATCTGAAGGAAAAGATCAAGATCCCCAAACAGATCTGGCGGGCGATATCACTGCTCAAAGAAGTTCAGGGGGGAGGCAACCCGCTGGCGATGAGCATTGCGCTCAACTCGTTAAGCGATAAAGAGTGGGTGTTTGAAGACGATATTCCGGATCAGAGAAGGCTTCGTAAGAAGATCATGGATGCAGTGCCGCAGAAGATAACCCATGTGAGCGCCGGAAACAGAATTATCGACCAGGGGGATAAGGTCACTCTCCGTCACATCGCCATGCTCCTCGCGATGAAGGACTCCTTAAGGAAAAAGCACAATCTGCTCCATCCTTTTACCATCACCGGAAGCGCTCTGATGACGCTTCTACTCACTGTTGTCTCTGTCGTTTACTTAAAACTTAACCATCGGTCTATCCTGACCTCCAACCGGAAGCTGTTTTTACTTGTCAGCATCGTTCTGCTCACTCTTTTCCTCTCAAAACTGACGGAGCATTTCCTGCTTTCGTCCATGACACGGTGGATTGAGGTAATACGCTATCCCATTTTCGTCCCCTTTGCGGCGATTATGATCAGTAGTTTGCTAAATCCGGGCATCGCCACCTATGTCAGTGGATTTTTGGTTGTCATCCTCACGATGACTCTCGCAGTGGACAGGCAGGGGTTGATGCTGATGAATATCGTCGCCGCAATCGTCGCCATTCTGTGCACCCAGTCTATAAAGCAGAGGAAGGAAATTTTCTCTGTCTGTTTTAAGGCATTCATCTCTTGCGTTGTCGTTGCTTTCGCAGTTAATTTCTATCAGACGGGAGGCTTTAGCTTCAGCATGGCTGCCGATGTCATCAGCGCAGCCTTCTTCATGACGTTGACGGCAATTATGGTCGTCGGGCTGCTTCCACTCTTTGAGTCGCTCTTCAAGATTATGACCGACGTGGCGCTGATGGAGTATATGGATCCGAACAACGACTTGCTTAGAAGGCTGAGCATAGAGGCACCAGGCACTTACCAGCACTCAGTGGTGGTGGGTAATTTGGCCGAAACGGCAGCTCTTTCCATCGGGGCTAACGGGCTTTTCTGCAGGGCAGCGACCCTTTACCATGATATAGGGAAGATGGTCACCCCTCAATATTTTACCGAAAACCAGCTTCCGGGAATGAACATCCATCAGCTGTTGACCCCGCTGGAGTCAGCACAGGTCATTATCGCGCACGTGAGCGAAGGGGTCGCCATGGGCAGGAAGGCAGGTCTTCCCGAGCAGTTCATCGACATCATCAAAGAGCATCATGGCACAACGCTTGTCTATTATTTCTACAAAAAGCAGCTCGAGAAAATGGCGGGAGATGCCAAACAGGTTGATGAGAGGCAATTTCGCTATTTTGGCCCCAAACCACGGAGCAAAGAATCGGTTATCATTATGCTCTCCGATTCTATTGAAGCTGCCTCACGCTCATTGGATACTGTGGATGAGAAGAACTTGGACCTGCTTGCCACACGTCTTATCAAAGACAAGGCCGATGACGGACAATTCGATGAGAGTCTCATCACGTTTGAAGAGCTTGCGCAAGTCAAGAAGACCCTAGTCAAGACTCTCTGCGCTTTCACCCACACCCGTATCAAATATCCCGTCCGGGAGGATAAACCGATTCCGGATATCAACGCATGA
- the galE gene encoding UDP-glucose 4-epimerase GalE: MAVLITGGAGFIGSYVNRLLTKNGYYCVVLDDLSHGDPRSVIDSPFFKGDISDKELIAKIVTKFNIQSAMHFAAHINVRESVDNPSKYYANNVCKTLALLTHLKDLSVKKIVFSSSAAVYGIPQEERITESHPLAPINPYGESKLICEKILKDFSKAYDFRYISLRYFNAAGGDPEGVIKIHMRDQSNLIPRALSALLDGNGEIPVFGTDWPTKDGSGVRDYIHIHDLASAHMLALAKLQEGCPSAIYNLGNGSGYSVLEVLSSVEKITGKTLNRKFLERREGDPPVLVADATKAKRELQWAPVYLSIDKMVQDAWSALSFEASF; encoded by the coding sequence ATGGCAGTTCTAATCACCGGAGGAGCCGGTTTTATCGGTTCTTACGTCAACCGGTTATTAACAAAAAACGGATATTATTGTGTCGTCTTAGACGATCTCTCCCACGGTGATCCCCGCTCCGTGATCGACTCTCCCTTCTTTAAGGGAGACATCAGCGATAAAGAGTTGATTGCCAAAATCGTTACAAAATTCAATATTCAATCTGCTATGCATTTCGCTGCTCACATCAATGTGAGGGAATCTGTCGATAATCCGTCTAAATATTACGCCAATAACGTCTGCAAAACACTGGCGCTTTTGACTCACCTCAAAGATCTCTCCGTCAAAAAAATTGTTTTTTCTTCCAGCGCGGCCGTTTATGGCATTCCTCAAGAGGAGCGCATCACCGAATCCCATCCCCTCGCGCCGATTAATCCTTATGGAGAATCCAAACTCATCTGTGAGAAAATCCTAAAAGATTTTTCCAAGGCATACGATTTCAGATACATCAGCCTACGTTATTTCAATGCTGCCGGAGGTGATCCTGAAGGGGTGATCAAAATTCATATGCGCGATCAGTCCAACTTAATTCCAAGAGCTCTCTCTGCTCTCCTGGACGGCAACGGAGAGATTCCGGTGTTCGGAACCGACTGGCCGACAAAGGACGGCTCGGGAGTGCGTGACTACATCCACATTCACGACCTCGCCTCGGCCCATATGCTGGCGCTTGCAAAGCTGCAAGAAGGTTGTCCATCGGCGATCTACAATCTGGGAAACGGTTCGGGCTATAGCGTACTGGAAGTGCTCTCTTCGGTAGAGAAGATCACCGGCAAGACGTTAAACCGCAAGTTCCTTGAAAGAAGAGAGGGAGATCCCCCTGTTCTTGTGGCCGACGCGACAAAAGCTAAACGAGAGCTTCAATGGGCTCCCGTCTACTTGTCGATTGACAAAATGGTGCAAGACGCGTGGTCTGCTCTTTCTTTTGAAGCGTCCTTTTAG
- a CDS encoding SDR family NAD(P)-dependent oxidoreductase produces MSRREPFRLALITGATSGIGRELAYLMASKQIPLLLTGRNSEELKRIQGELSKSVAVSVCTLDLLNEEDRRQLVLKIREFKPDLIVNNAGFGLYGPLYAFGAKEQLSMIDILVKAVVELTVEGVNTLKQNSLEGVILNVSSTASFFSMPWMNTYAASKAFCTSFSLAADAEVREAGIRVLCSCPGVVKTGFRKTASGGEVTGDTSSFLDMEVGYAAARMWKQILSRKPLDVFDWKYRALLFLSRLLPRSLVHRLIMAKLKTITPQTIGR; encoded by the coding sequence ATGAGCCGGAGAGAGCCTTTCCGTCTGGCCCTGATTACAGGAGCGACTTCCGGCATAGGCCGTGAGCTTGCCTATCTCATGGCATCAAAGCAGATTCCACTTCTTCTGACAGGACGAAATAGCGAAGAGCTGAAGCGTATTCAGGGAGAGCTCTCCAAGAGCGTTGCGGTGTCGGTTTGTACTTTGGATCTTCTTAACGAAGAGGACCGAAGGCAGTTAGTTTTAAAAATCCGTGAATTTAAGCCCGACTTGATCGTCAATAATGCCGGATTTGGCTTATACGGGCCTCTTTACGCTTTTGGGGCCAAAGAGCAGCTGTCAATGATCGACATTCTCGTAAAAGCCGTGGTCGAATTGACAGTGGAGGGAGTGAATACGCTTAAGCAAAATAGCCTTGAAGGTGTCATTCTCAATGTCTCGTCGACAGCCTCCTTTTTTTCCATGCCCTGGATGAATACTTATGCAGCCTCCAAAGCTTTCTGCACCTCTTTTTCTCTTGCTGCTGACGCCGAAGTCAGAGAAGCTGGAATCCGTGTTCTCTGCTCTTGTCCTGGAGTTGTGAAGACGGGATTTAGAAAAACAGCTTCAGGAGGTGAGGTTACTGGAGACACTTCTTCATTTCTCGATATGGAAGTCGGCTACGCTGCCGCACGTATGTGGAAGCAGATCTTGTCCCGAAAGCCGTTGGATGTATTTGACTGGAAATACCGGGCGCTGCTTTTTCTGTCCCGTCTGTTGCCAAGAAGCCTGGTGCATCGATTGATTATGGCCAAGCTGAAGACCATCACTCCTCAGACAATCGGGCGATAA
- a CDS encoding HPr family phosphocarrier protein: MKIVQKVKVKNKMGLHTRPATVIVKMLQNAKSYVHFTCKNETVNAKSILSILMLAAKKNSSITITCDGEDAPQVMEMLLKAFEDQFGEAVAT, from the coding sequence ATGAAAATCGTTCAAAAAGTAAAAGTAAAAAATAAAATGGGCCTGCACACAAGACCTGCCACAGTGATCGTAAAAATGTTGCAGAATGCAAAAAGCTACGTGCACTTTACATGCAAAAATGAGACGGTGAATGCCAAGAGTATTCTGAGCATCTTAATGCTCGCAGCCAAAAAGAACTCAAGCATTACGATCACCTGTGATGGAGAGGATGCCCCGCAAGTTATGGAGATGCTTTTGAAAGCTTTTGAAGATCAATTTGGAGAAGCTGTAGCGACATGA
- the hprK gene encoding HPr(Ser) kinase/phosphatase, which produces MYLVRDLYTCHKERLNLELISGEKGLRKQIQVPEAQRPGLSLAGYIKSHASKRIHVFGRVEIEYLRSIDSKTRIERLEAILSLPIPAVIIARRYRPPKELTTVCQKYDIPLFRTNMSTMNLLSKLMLILTEEFAPSTSCHGTLVEVFGVGVLIQGDSSVGKSEAALGLIERGHRLISDDVVKIKKREGTYLEGFGAELTRHHMEIRGIGIINVAHLYGAVCVRDSKSIDLVVMLEVWDETHFYDRVGTDEKSCNFLGINVPFHVLPVKPGRDVVLLLETIALNHRLKQMGYNSAREFNIKLLETIASKNQKRKLRADPNIKVDKDENRSKSKSKK; this is translated from the coding sequence ATGTACTTGGTACGAGATTTATACACATGCCATAAAGAGCGCCTCAATCTGGAGCTCATTTCCGGAGAGAAGGGGTTGAGGAAGCAGATTCAGGTTCCTGAAGCCCAGCGTCCCGGTCTTTCGCTGGCCGGTTACATCAAAAGTCATGCCAGCAAACGTATCCATGTCTTTGGCCGGGTCGAAATTGAATATTTAAGATCCATTGATTCCAAAACAAGAATAGAGCGTCTCGAAGCAATTCTCTCGCTGCCAATCCCGGCTGTTATTATCGCGCGACGCTACCGACCTCCCAAAGAGCTGACAACGGTGTGCCAGAAATACGACATTCCTCTTTTCAGGACCAACATGAGTACCATGAATCTTTTGAGCAAACTCATGCTGATCTTAACTGAAGAGTTCGCTCCCAGCACAAGCTGTCATGGCACTTTAGTGGAGGTGTTCGGTGTTGGCGTTCTCATTCAGGGAGACTCCTCTGTCGGCAAAAGTGAAGCCGCTCTTGGCCTGATCGAAAGAGGACACCGTCTGATCAGCGATGATGTCGTTAAGATTAAAAAGAGGGAAGGAACTTACCTGGAGGGCTTCGGTGCCGAGTTGACGAGGCACCATATGGAGATCAGGGGAATCGGAATCATTAACGTGGCGCACCTCTACGGAGCTGTTTGCGTCCGCGACAGTAAAAGCATTGATCTGGTGGTGATGCTGGAAGTGTGGGACGAGACCCATTTTTACGACAGGGTTGGCACAGATGAGAAGAGTTGTAACTTTCTGGGAATTAACGTGCCGTTCCATGTCCTTCCGGTGAAGCCCGGCAGGGATGTTGTTCTATTGCTCGAGACTATCGCTTTAAATCACCGCCTGAAGCAAATGGGTTACAACTCTGCCAGAGAATTCAACATCAAACTTCTGGAGACAATCGCCTCTAAAAACCAGAAAAGGAAGCTAAGGGCAGATCCTAATATAAAGGTAGACAAGGATGAAAATCGTTCAAAAAGTAAAAGTAAAAAATAA
- a CDS encoding YbaB/EbfC family nucleoid-associated protein: MGTGFAKRKKQAKMMQEQFKLMQEKMKDIEVTGQAANGLVSITMNGDGDVTKVRIKPECVDKEDVEGLEDLIRVAFHDAKEKVKKESSQGMPSLPEGMEGMPGFGF; the protein is encoded by the coding sequence ATGGGTACAGGATTTGCCAAAAGAAAAAAACAAGCCAAGATGATGCAGGAGCAATTCAAGCTCATGCAAGAAAAAATGAAAGATATCGAAGTAACAGGCCAAGCCGCCAACGGACTTGTCAGCATCACCATGAACGGTGACGGAGATGTCACAAAAGTAAGAATCAAGCCCGAGTGCGTCGATAAAGAGGACGTTGAAGGCCTTGAGGATCTAATCCGCGTCGCTTTCCATGATGCCAAAGAGAAAGTGAAAAAAGAGTCCAGCCAAGGTATGCCCTCGCTTCCGGAAGGAATGGAAGGAATGCCCGGATTTGGCTTCTAA
- the ptsP gene encoding phosphoenolpyruvate--protein phosphotransferase — translation MTKLATEITLFGTSISPGIAIGKPYFFCWKDDKVPEFVVSEEDIEQEIERYHEALRLCRDEIRVLQKKLKDELIQEGAEIIEAQLHITQDPLFTHTMEEEIRSSKKNAEAAFKKVIQRYQDRFHSLKEPFFRERFKDIQDISRRIILYLRRSIRFSLAEIPKDSIIVSSELSAIEAAEAKKGKVLALLTGKGSSTSHAAIVAKARGIPFIANIDLKALHADVDFLIVDARKGVVIVNPTDETINSYKALSSDISLRFSKLIEKPTLSAETFDGYKIRLSANLEMASDVDSLHEHGPLGVGLFRSEYIFLPKKEFPTEDRQFEIYRDIVQKMRGLPIVIRTFDVGGDKSIQDLPTLQKGNPFLGCRALRFLLREREIFKAQLRAILRAALYGEVSILFPMVSSLNEIKEAKLLIEETKKELDLKGVQRADRVRIGCMIEVPSAAIIADLIAKECDFLSIGTNDLVQYSLAVDRANHDMQGYYTPTHPGVIRLIKLVVAEANLKGIPVSVCGEIAADPRFTSLLIGLGIQELSLASRYIPVIKNAIRSTSIIDACKLAEKALSLSTAEEISDLLTEEYKNSVPEDLHFISSSM, via the coding sequence ATGACCAAACTGGCGACGGAAATCACCCTTTTCGGCACCTCAATATCGCCCGGCATAGCGATAGGTAAGCCCTATTTCTTCTGCTGGAAAGATGATAAGGTTCCCGAATTTGTAGTTTCGGAAGAGGATATTGAACAGGAGATTGAAAGATATCATGAAGCTCTCCGCCTCTGCCGCGATGAGATCCGTGTGCTTCAGAAAAAACTCAAGGACGAACTGATTCAGGAGGGGGCTGAAATTATTGAGGCTCAGCTTCATATCACTCAAGACCCTCTTTTCACGCACACCATGGAAGAGGAAATCAGATCCTCTAAGAAAAACGCGGAGGCTGCTTTTAAAAAGGTCATCCAGCGCTACCAGGACAGATTCCACTCCTTGAAGGAGCCCTTTTTTCGCGAGCGCTTCAAAGACATCCAGGACATCTCGCGAAGGATTATTCTTTATTTGCGGCGTAGCATCCGTTTCAGCCTCGCTGAGATTCCCAAAGATTCGATCATCGTCTCTTCCGAGCTTTCAGCCATCGAAGCTGCCGAGGCCAAAAAGGGGAAGGTGCTGGCTTTACTCACAGGAAAAGGTAGTTCCACATCCCATGCGGCCATCGTGGCCAAGGCAAGAGGTATCCCGTTCATCGCCAATATCGACCTAAAGGCTTTGCATGCCGATGTCGATTTTTTGATCGTTGATGCCAGAAAGGGCGTCGTGATTGTGAACCCAACCGACGAGACAATTAACAGCTACAAGGCACTTTCGTCCGACATCAGCCTCCGCTTCTCCAAACTGATCGAAAAACCCACCCTCTCGGCCGAGACTTTTGATGGCTATAAGATCCGTTTGAGCGCTAACTTGGAGATGGCAAGCGATGTCGATTCTTTGCATGAGCACGGACCTCTAGGGGTCGGCCTTTTCCGCTCTGAATACATCTTCTTGCCAAAGAAGGAGTTTCCGACCGAGGATCGGCAATTCGAGATCTATCGCGATATCGTTCAGAAGATGAGAGGGCTTCCTATCGTCATCAGGACATTCGATGTTGGTGGTGACAAGTCCATACAAGACCTGCCCACTTTGCAAAAAGGCAATCCTTTTCTCGGCTGCCGCGCTTTGAGGTTTTTACTCCGGGAGCGTGAGATTTTTAAAGCTCAGCTCAGGGCCATCTTGCGAGCCGCTCTCTATGGGGAGGTTAGCATTCTTTTCCCAATGGTATCTTCCCTGAATGAAATTAAAGAAGCTAAGCTGCTGATAGAAGAGACTAAGAAAGAGCTCGATCTGAAAGGGGTGCAGAGGGCTGACAGGGTAAGGATTGGTTGCATGATCGAGGTGCCTTCGGCTGCTATCATCGCTGACTTAATTGCTAAAGAATGCGATTTCCTTTCGATCGGGACAAACGATCTTGTGCAGTACTCTCTGGCAGTGGACAGGGCCAATCACGATATGCAAGGCTACTACACCCCAACCCATCCGGGCGTTATCCGGCTGATTAAGCTGGTCGTCGCTGAGGCAAATCTTAAGGGGATTCCTGTTTCCGTTTGTGGTGAGATCGCCGCAGATCCGCGGTTTACCTCTCTTTTGATCGGACTCGGCATTCAGGAGCTTTCGCTTGCCAGCCGCTATATTCCTGTCATTAAAAATGCCATACGAAGCACCAGCATTATCGATGCTTGCAAACTGGCTGAGAAGGCGCTGTCTTTATCTACAGCAGAAGAGATATCCGATCTTTTGACGGAAGAGTATAAGAACAGTGTCCCTGAAGATCTCCATTTCATTTCCAGCAGCATGTGA
- a CDS encoding SMI1/KNR4 family protein codes for MDQHFKEYFHEFSEEYPSGNYHRVLALHEGPNIKWNEVKSLCPDMPRGWWELSCLKREERLEFTEQFWESKMSPFPQFCAFLEKFFKDVDEVGVFLTQKTFEAPFEAQIVYSLAGNLGFFRGLPPLPEEKLVLLKSFFPDCIFPQDYIAFTQIHNGFYKTTDTTGITRVEKLKESYDSFQAFFGENDHLATAKQIPVNPQHLIPFYTSFGMPFFQCFHKDWYPEQEMGNVYCSMNTKTVSDMIDSINDQESGECLSFPNFYNWLKFYLEKVE; via the coding sequence ATGGATCAACACTTCAAGGAGTACTTCCACGAGTTTTCTGAAGAATATCCTTCAGGAAATTACCATCGCGTCTTAGCTCTGCATGAAGGTCCCAATATCAAATGGAATGAAGTGAAATCACTATGCCCGGACATGCCAAGGGGATGGTGGGAGCTCTCCTGTCTAAAGAGAGAGGAGCGGCTTGAATTCACCGAGCAGTTTTGGGAGAGTAAAATGAGCCCGTTCCCTCAGTTTTGCGCATTTCTCGAGAAGTTTTTCAAAGATGTGGACGAGGTGGGGGTTTTTCTAACCCAGAAAACGTTTGAGGCTCCCTTCGAAGCGCAGATTGTCTACAGTCTTGCCGGTAATTTGGGCTTTTTTCGCGGTCTTCCGCCTCTGCCGGAAGAGAAGCTTGTCCTTTTAAAAAGTTTTTTTCCCGATTGCATTTTTCCTCAAGATTATATCGCCTTCACGCAGATCCACAACGGATTTTATAAAACGACTGATACGACGGGCATAACCCGTGTGGAAAAACTTAAAGAGTCCTACGATTCCTTCCAGGCATTTTTTGGGGAGAACGACCATCTGGCTACCGCTAAGCAGATCCCGGTCAATCCGCAGCACCTCATTCCATTTTATACATCTTTTGGCATGCCCTTTTTTCAGTGTTTTCATAAGGATTGGTATCCCGAGCAGGAAATGGGAAATGTCTATTGCTCGATGAACACCAAAACAGTTTCCGATATGATCGATTCGATTAATGATCAAGAATCGGGGGAGTGCCTTTCCTTTCCCAATTTTTACAACTGGCTGAAATTTTATCTCGAGAAAGTGGAGTAG
- the dnaX gene encoding DNA polymerase III subunit gamma/tau, which translates to MSEYQVISRKYRPQKFADVIGQDPIVTTLKNAIRQNRIAHAYLFSGSRGTGKTTLARLFAKALNCPNLSPDQEPCGVCQTCREIALGTSLDVMEIDGASNRGIDDIRKINENVGYATAAARYKIYIIDEVHMLTKEAFNALLKTLEEPPPKVKFFFATTEPHKVLPTIISRCQRFSLQRFSSQKIKEKLVSISKDLQIQIDDDALDIIAKRSEGGLRDAESLLDQIISFHEGSIDRKAVADVLGIMPKDVLFDLDRAGKEGRFVKAYEIVHTLFSEGKDLQHFVEMLTEHYRNLLLLKLSPETPGLLEIEASMEKNYLEATALYSKEQLLDILDYLFKHQQMAREAPSLKVALEALLIRIMRTHKSLPIETLVKRLIELEESVKSRAIPETQKPEELRPLPEAQTPANSPKDSEAPVAPTTQTSSFKDEMSAPLKTVSREQNRANVAETEPPKERPEPQECAAPPPPPLPEQELQETPKEREQQITEPTRAYEVDMIASLDEKAMPEALNEGVKGMTGPASSDRMPVSAKDANHLDTLLQFASVELEGRLKRTH; encoded by the coding sequence ATGAGCGAATACCAAGTCATCTCCAGAAAATACCGGCCGCAAAAGTTTGCTGATGTCATCGGGCAAGATCCGATAGTCACGACTTTGAAAAATGCAATCCGACAAAACCGGATTGCCCATGCGTACCTGTTCTCAGGATCCCGGGGCACCGGTAAAACTACTCTCGCACGCCTTTTTGCCAAAGCCCTCAACTGTCCGAACTTAAGCCCTGATCAGGAGCCTTGCGGAGTTTGTCAAACATGCCGGGAGATCGCATTGGGAACTTCTCTGGACGTCATGGAGATCGACGGAGCTTCTAACCGGGGCATCGACGATATCCGCAAAATCAACGAGAACGTCGGCTATGCGACGGCGGCGGCACGCTACAAGATTTACATCATCGACGAAGTCCACATGCTGACCAAGGAGGCCTTCAACGCCCTCCTCAAGACGCTCGAAGAGCCGCCACCCAAAGTCAAATTCTTCTTTGCCACAACAGAGCCTCATAAGGTTCTCCCCACGATCATCAGCCGCTGCCAGCGCTTCAGCCTTCAGAGGTTCTCTTCGCAAAAAATTAAGGAGAAACTGGTCTCCATCTCAAAAGATCTTCAGATCCAGATCGATGACGATGCTCTCGATATCATTGCTAAAAGGTCGGAGGGCGGATTGCGCGACGCGGAATCGCTGCTCGATCAGATTATTTCTTTCCACGAAGGGTCGATCGACCGCAAAGCGGTTGCTGACGTGCTTGGCATTATGCCGAAAGATGTTCTTTTCGATCTGGACAGAGCCGGAAAAGAGGGGCGCTTTGTCAAAGCGTATGAGATTGTCCACACTCTCTTCTCAGAAGGAAAAGATCTACAGCACTTCGTCGAAATGCTGACAGAGCACTACAGAAACCTGCTTTTACTCAAACTGTCGCCTGAAACCCCAGGACTGCTGGAGATCGAGGCTTCGATGGAAAAAAACTACCTCGAAGCAACAGCCCTCTACTCCAAAGAGCAGCTGCTCGACATCCTCGACTACCTGTTCAAGCACCAGCAGATGGCCAGGGAAGCTCCCTCTCTTAAAGTAGCCTTGGAAGCGCTACTGATCCGGATCATGAGGACGCATAAGTCCTTACCGATCGAGACCTTAGTCAAAAGGCTGATCGAGCTGGAAGAGAGTGTCAAATCCAGAGCAATCCCCGAAACTCAAAAACCGGAGGAACTGCGACCCCTTCCTGAGGCACAAACTCCCGCCAACTCCCCAAAGGATTCGGAAGCACCGGTAGCCCCCACCACACAAACTTCGTCATTCAAAGACGAAATGAGTGCCCCCCTTAAAACGGTCTCGCGCGAGCAAAATAGGGCCAATGTAGCCGAAACAGAGCCGCCAAAAGAGAGGCCGGAGCCGCAAGAGTGCGCTGCGCCCCCTCCTCCTCCCTTGCCCGAGCAGGAGCTGCAAGAGACACCGAAGGAAAGGGAGCAGCAAATAACAGAGCCTACCCGGGCCTACGAAGTCGACATGATCGCCAGCTTGGATGAGAAGGCTATGCCGGAGGCGCTAAACGAAGGCGTAAAAGGTATGACGGGGCCTGCCAGCTCTGACAGAATGCCGGTATCGGCCAAAGATGCCAACCATCTAGACACACTTCTTCAGTTTGCTTCCGTGGAGCTCGAAGGCCGCCTTAAAAGAACGCACTAA